A portion of the Anser cygnoides isolate HZ-2024a breed goose chromosome 29, Taihu_goose_T2T_genome, whole genome shotgun sequence genome contains these proteins:
- the LOC125181483 gene encoding E3 SUMO-protein ligase ZBED1-like translates to MAAEASARRPAPFSQRRPKAEEGGEPRPKEEAADEPLPLAAQPYPQTLPEDVPAAFGTYGVAASLGPAAARRRREKSSGQEGAGGGLYVDRRKSKVWNYYTKLGDAYVECNVCKKQLSFHNSTTTMREHLVRKHSIRDTPLAQLKDDQSPEPEAAAHEAKRPRQTPPESGPYHGAPCSDARAEVILELVLEMIFRDLHPLSVVRDKGFGLLLGYLEPAFALPAPARLAGMLRHRYGAVKQRVERYLQTAQALVVCLERWASRLGHSYLSISASFIDGEWRRARCLMETQRARRDEGEGALGEKLRAVLAEFGLPSQAVFCVVHDSPQPPAAAAHGWAGLCCAARVLHLCIEAGLEVEQVQEALSGARGIVRFFERDAKASGCLTSKLEALNKSQLKLVLDAGSRWITTMEMCESLLELKWAILSVLEEHPRGAAAVQSLADHQWKLLQDLVAVLRTIKIAASFLREEQNASVSALMPCVHGIVAAIGQQAEEAGAAVRTVVGNIRAELTRRWGLAEEEKVLESPAVIASFLDPRFKELRFLSPGLRSELHRRVKTMLSQAFGHQSPPGARSRAPGSGYKAEGEAPKERSAGAPSHSMYDILLGEDPTESMPEIHQQLENYIVEPLCKRSTDPLDWWRSNEHRFPAVARLSRQYLAVPATAVPPDQAFAAGESALQHRRAVLAPENLHQILFLHQNFDLLEPRRSGQRNPR, encoded by the coding sequence AGGACGTCCCCGCGGCCTTCGGCACGTACGGCGTGGCGGCCAGCctggggccggcggcggcgcggcggcgcaGAGAGAAGAGCAGCGGGCAGGAGGGCGCGGGCGGCGGGCTCTACGTCGACCGCCGCAAGTCCAAGGTGTGGAACTACTACACCAAGCTGGGCGACGCCTACGTGGAGTGCAACGTCTGCAAGAAGCAGCTCTCCTTCCACAACAGCACCACCACCATGCGCGAGCACCTGGTGAGGAAGCACAGCATCCGCGACACGCCGCTGGCACAGCTCAAGGACGACCAGAGCCCCGAGCCCGAGGCGGCGGCGCACGAGGCGAAGCGGCCGCGGCAGACGCCGCCGGAGAGCGGCCCCTACCACGGCGCGCCCTGCTCCGACGCCAGGGCCGAGGTGATCctggagctggtgctggagaTGATCTTCCGCGACCTGCACCCGCTCTCCGTGGTGCGGGACAAAGGCTTCGGGCTCCTCCTCGGCTACCTGGAGCCCGCCTTCGCCCTGCCGGCGCCGGCGCGGCTCGCCGGCATGCTGCGGCACCGCTACGGCGCGGTCAAGCAGCGCGTGGAGCGCTACCTGCAGACGGCGCAGGCCCTCGTGGTGTGCCTGGAGCGGTGGGCGTCGCGGCTGGGCCACAGCTACCTGAGCATCTCCGCCAGCTTCATCGACGGCGAGTGGCGGCGCGCGCGGTGCCTGATGGAGACGCAGCGAGCGCGCCGGGACGAGGGCGAGGGCGCTCTGGGGGAGAAGCTGCGCGCCGTGCTGGCCGAGTTCGGGCTGCCCAGCCAGGCGGTGTTCTGCGTGGTGCACGACAGCCCGCAgccgccggcggcggcggcgcacGGCTGGGCCGGCCTCTGCTGCGCCGCTCGCGTCCTCCACCTCTGCATCGAGGCGGGGCTGGAGGTGGAGCAGGTGCAGGAGGCGCTGAGCGGCGCCCGGGGCATCGTCAGGTTCTTCGAGCGGGACGCCAAGGCCAGCGGCTGCCTGACCAGCAAGCTGGAGGCCCTCAACAAGTCCCAGCTGAAACTGGTGCTGGACGCGGGCTCGCGCTGGATAACCACCATGGAGATGTGCGAGAGCCTCCTGGAGCTCAAGTGGGCCATCCTGTCGGTGCTGGAGGAGCACccccgcggcgcggcggccGTCCAGAGCCTGGCCGACCACCAGTGGAAGCTCCTGCAGGACCTGGTGGCGGTGCTGAGGACCATCAAGATCGCCGCCTCCTTCCTGCGCGAGGAGCAGAACGCCTCCGTGTCCGCCCTCATGCCCTGCGTCCACGGCATCGTCGCCGCCATCGGGCAGCAGGCGGAGGAGGCCGGCGCGGCCGTCAGGACGGTGGTGGGCAACATCCGCGCGGAGCTGACGCGGCGCTGGGGGCTGGCCgaggaggagaaggtgctgGAGAGCCCGGCCGTCATCGCCTCCTTCCTGGACCCGCGCTTCAAGGAGCTGAGGTTCCTGAGCCCCGGCCTGAGAAGCGAGCTGCACCGCAGGGTCAAGACGATGCTGTCGCAGGCCTTCGGCCACCAGTCCCCGCCCGGCGCCCGCTCCCGGGCGCCCGGCTCGGGGTACAAAGCCGAGGGCGAGGCCCCCAAGGAGCGAAGCGCGGGCGCCCCGTCGCACAGCATGTACGACATCCTCCTGGGCGAGGACCCGACCGAGAGCATGCCCGAGATCCACCAGCAGCTGGAGAACTACATCGTGGAGCCGCTCTGCAAGCGCAGCACCGACCCGCTGGACTGGTGGAGGAGCAACGAGCACCGCTTCCCGGCCGTGGCCAGGCTGAGCAGGCAGTACCTCGCCGTGCCCGCCACCGCCGTGCCGCCCGACCAAGCCTTCGCCGCCGGCGAGAGCGCCCTGCAGCACCGCCGGGCCGTGCTGGCGCCGGAGAACCTGCACCAAATCCTCTTCCTCCACCAGAACTTCGACTTGCTGGAGCCGAGGAGGAGCGGGCAGCGAAACCCGCGCTAG